TTTCAACATTTAAAAAAGCAAGTTGTTGTTGGATAAATTTCTCATAAGCTGAAAAATTTTCACTCAAAACACCATAAGGGATAAAAGTAATTTTTTTACCTTGAAGTTGATTTTTTTGAACAAAATCTATAAGCCAAGCTTTAGCGTGCTCAAAATAAGCCATTCCATTATAAGATAAACTCGAAAGCAATAAAGCATTTACCTTGCTTCTATCGATAACATTGCGTTGTGCTTCTATACTAAAACCTTGCAAAGCCAAAGCTCCAAGCCCTAAAGCTCCAATTTTTAACAATTCTCTTCGTTTCATGATTATCTTCCTAAATTTTTGAGTGCTTATTTTAACAATTTTTTATTTATTTAAAACTTATTTTAAACATTTTTTCTCTATCTTTAAAATCACTCATAAATTCAAAAATAAAACCATAAAATTCTTTGCTGTGATTAGGAAATTTTAAATGTGCTAGTTCATGCAAAATCACATATTCAATCGCTTTTAAGCTTTTTTCTAAAAGTTTTAAATTTAGATTAATATAGCCTTTTTTATGATTACAAGACCCCCAACGCGTTTTCATTTTTTTAATGCTTAAATGCGTATAATGAAGTCCTGTTTTTTCACTCCATTTTTGAAGATAAAAAGAAAAAATAATCTTAGCATTCATACGCAAAAATTTTTCAAAATCCTCTTTTGAGGCACTTTTGATTTCACCTTTTAAAATCTGTGTTTTTTT
This genomic interval from Campylobacter sp. CCS1377 contains the following:
- a CDS encoding SprT family zinc-dependent metalloprotease, whose amino-acid sequence is MARQSSGVKSFYFLDKEFFYQVKNIKSLRLKLNEKGEFHLSIPNFCSLEKAREFLSQNEAWIQKTWQNFESKQKNINENEIYFLGKKYLLNLNENFKKTQILKGEIKSASKEDFEKFLRMNAKIIFSFYLQKWSEKTGLHYTHLSIKKMKTRWGSCNHKKGYINLNLKLLEKSLKAIEYVILHELAHLKFPNHSKEFYGFIFEFMSDFKDREKMFKISFK